The Candidatus Hydrogenedentota bacterium genome has a segment encoding these proteins:
- the ruvB gene encoding Holliday junction branch migration DNA helicase RuvB: MVNDNLITPGLIEDDASYDDKIRPQRLEDFPGQEPIKEKLRISILAAQKRGEPLDHLLLCGPPGLGKTTLARIISNEMGVDIRQSAGPVIERQADLSAILTSLEEYDILFIDEIHRLNHAVEETLYSAMEDFEVDIMLGKGPTARSMKIGLRPFTLIGATTRAGLLTPPLRARFGDTCRFDLYNPEELECIITRSARILNVPIESDGALEIATRSRGTARIANRLLRRVRDYAQVKGDGVITRATSDAALQMLRIDGLGLDDMDRQILSVLIEKFGGGPVGLASLAVAVGEERQTLEEVHEPYLIQIGFMKRTPQGRVATSQAFKHLNKTPPSHDDEGRLF; this comes from the coding sequence ATGGTCAACGATAATCTCATTACCCCCGGTCTTATTGAAGATGACGCTTCTTATGATGATAAAATACGGCCCCAACGCTTGGAGGACTTTCCCGGCCAGGAGCCCATCAAAGAAAAGTTGCGCATCTCAATCTTGGCTGCGCAAAAACGCGGGGAGCCCTTGGATCATTTGCTGCTCTGCGGCCCACCCGGACTGGGAAAAACAACCTTGGCACGTATCATTTCCAATGAAATGGGCGTTGACATCCGCCAAAGCGCAGGGCCGGTCATAGAAAGGCAAGCAGATTTATCCGCCATTTTAACGAGTCTGGAAGAATACGACATTCTTTTCATTGATGAAATCCATCGATTGAATCACGCTGTTGAGGAAACACTTTATTCCGCCATGGAAGACTTTGAAGTCGATATTATGCTTGGAAAAGGGCCCACAGCCCGATCTATGAAAATCGGATTGCGCCCTTTCACGCTCATCGGCGCCACAACACGGGCAGGACTGCTTACGCCGCCCTTGCGCGCCCGTTTTGGGGATACATGCCGTTTCGACCTGTATAATCCCGAAGAGTTGGAATGTATTATTACCCGCTCCGCGCGTATACTCAATGTGCCCATAGAATCCGATGGGGCTCTGGAAATTGCCACACGCTCCAGAGGCACTGCGCGTATCGCTAATAGACTGCTCCGCCGCGTGAGAGATTATGCTCAAGTAAAGGGAGACGGTGTGATCACCCGAGCAACTTCTGATGCCGCCTTGCAAATGCTGCGCATTGATGGCTTGGGTCTCGATGATATGGACCGACAAATCTTGAGCGTACTCATTGAGAAATTTGGAGGAGGTCCCGTGGGACTTGCCTCCTTAGCTGTTGCTGTTGGAGAAGAACGGCAGACCCTTGAAGAAGTACATGAACCCTACCTCATCCAAATTGGTTTCATGAAGCGCACACCCCAAGGACGGGTTGCCACTTCCCAAGCTTTCAAACACCTCAACAAGACGCCTCCCTCCCACGATGATGAAGGCAGGCTCTTCTAA